The Candidatus Hydrogenedentota bacterium genome includes a region encoding these proteins:
- a CDS encoding IscS subfamily cysteine desulfurase — protein MKKQVYLDHNATTPLHPAVVETLKDALKEFGNPSSMHSYGRAARQRIETAREQVASFMGAAAEEVVFVGSGSEGNNTVLSILGCPSRGCTCERKHGVDIVTTSIEHPCVLETSRCLKDRGSRITFVRVDSDGKVDMDELKAAITDRTGVVSVMTANNEIGTIQDIKAIAALVHECGALFHTDAVQAFGKIPIDVRDWGVDFLTISGHKIYGPKGIGALYVRRGIPFCPLIRGGHQEQGRRAGTENTLGIIGLGRAVELRAAEMEAEGVRLRHLRETLKQGIRDRIPDVHFNGHQTDCLPGTLNVSFDGAEGESILLYLDLEGIAVSTGSACASGSLDPSHVLMAIGTPVERAHGSIRMSLGRDNTMEDIEYVLDKLPPIIAKIRDMSTVYKRRK, from the coding sequence ATGAAAAAGCAGGTATATCTTGATCACAATGCGACAACGCCGTTGCATCCGGCCGTGGTTGAAACGCTGAAGGATGCTTTGAAGGAATTTGGCAATCCGTCGAGCATGCATTCGTATGGCCGTGCCGCGCGGCAGCGCATTGAAACGGCGCGGGAACAGGTGGCGTCATTCATGGGGGCCGCGGCGGAGGAAGTGGTTTTTGTTGGTAGCGGTTCCGAGGGCAACAATACGGTTTTATCCATTTTGGGTTGTCCAAGCCGGGGCTGCACGTGTGAACGCAAGCACGGGGTGGACATTGTGACGACGAGCATCGAGCATCCGTGCGTGCTCGAAACGTCCCGATGCCTCAAGGATCGCGGGAGCCGGATCACGTTCGTGCGGGTGGACTCCGACGGCAAGGTTGACATGGATGAACTGAAGGCCGCCATTACCGATCGCACCGGCGTGGTCAGCGTGATGACCGCGAACAACGAAATCGGAACCATTCAGGATATCAAAGCCATCGCGGCGCTTGTGCATGAATGCGGCGCGTTGTTTCATACGGATGCCGTGCAGGCGTTCGGAAAAATTCCGATAGACGTGCGCGACTGGGGTGTGGACTTTCTCACGATCAGCGGTCACAAGATTTACGGTCCGAAGGGCATTGGCGCGTTGTACGTCCGACGCGGCATCCCGTTTTGTCCGCTGATTCGCGGCGGTCACCAGGAACAGGGGCGCCGCGCGGGCACCGAGAATACGCTGGGGATCATCGGCCTCGGCAGGGCCGTCGAATTGCGGGCCGCCGAAATGGAGGCGGAGGGCGTGCGCCTGCGTCACTTGCGCGAGACGCTCAAGCAGGGCATTCGGGACCGTATTCCGGACGTCCATTTCAACGGACACCAGACCGATTGCCTGCCCGGCACGCTGAATGTGTCCTTCGACGGCGCGGAAGGCGAGAGCATCCTGCTTTATCTTGATCTGGAGGGCATTGCCGTTTCGACGGGATCGGCGTGCGCGTCGGGGTCGCTCGATCCCTCCCATGTCTTGATGGCCATTGGCACGCCCGTCGAACGCGCGCACGGATCGATCCGCATGAGCCTCGGACGGGACAACACAATGGAAGACATCGAGTACGTGCTGGACAAACTGCCGCCGATTATTGCGAAAATCCGCGACATGTCCACGGTGTACAAGAGGAGGAAGTAG
- a CDS encoding O-acetylhomoserine aminocarboxypropyltransferase/cysteine synthase produces the protein MTQTYKPSTLAVHAGQDPDPTTGARAVPIYQTTSYVFHDTDHAARLFGLQEFGNIYTRIMNPTTDVFEKRVAALEGGVGALGVASGSAAITLAVLNITKAGQNFVSSSTLYGGTYNLFAHTLKDLGIEARFVDASRPEEFAKKIDDKTRFLFIESIGNPANDVVDFDAIAAVAHDHGLPLMVDNTVTSPLLFRPFDHGADIVVHSATKVLGGHGNSIGGVIVDGGRFDWDNGKFPEIAGPNESYHGLNLHEALKPMGNIAYIIKARVTLLRDMGPALSPFNAFLLLQGIETLHLRVPRHSENALKLAQFLEKHPAVAWVNYPGLPSHPDHARAKKYLPNGQGAILGFGTKGGYDAAVKFINNVKLASHLANILDAKTLVIHPASTTHQQLSAEEQRAAGVTPDFVRVSAGIEDIEDIIADVDQALRV, from the coding sequence ATGACCCAGACCTACAAACCGTCCACGCTTGCCGTTCATGCGGGCCAGGATCCCGATCCCACGACCGGCGCGCGCGCGGTGCCGATTTATCAGACGACTTCATACGTTTTTCACGACACGGATCACGCCGCGCGCCTGTTTGGCCTGCAGGAATTCGGCAACATTTACACGCGCATCATGAATCCAACCACGGACGTGTTCGAGAAACGCGTGGCCGCGCTCGAGGGCGGCGTGGGTGCGCTCGGCGTCGCGTCGGGATCGGCCGCGATAACCTTGGCCGTGCTCAACATCACGAAAGCGGGCCAAAACTTCGTGTCGTCCTCCACGCTCTACGGCGGCACCTACAACCTGTTCGCGCACACGCTCAAGGACCTCGGCATCGAAGCGCGATTCGTTGACGCAAGCCGTCCGGAGGAATTCGCCAAAAAGATTGATGACAAGACCCGGTTCCTGTTTATTGAATCAATTGGCAATCCCGCCAACGATGTCGTGGATTTCGACGCCATCGCCGCGGTGGCCCACGATCACGGACTGCCGTTGATGGTGGACAATACCGTCACGTCGCCGCTGTTGTTTCGCCCGTTCGACCACGGCGCGGATATTGTTGTGCATTCCGCGACAAAGGTGCTGGGCGGACACGGCAACTCGATCGGCGGGGTGATTGTGGACGGGGGCCGGTTCGATTGGGACAATGGCAAGTTTCCTGAAATCGCGGGGCCCAACGAAAGCTATCACGGCCTCAACCTCCACGAGGCGCTAAAGCCGATGGGCAATATCGCCTACATTATCAAGGCGCGCGTGACGCTCCTGCGCGACATGGGCCCGGCGTTGTCGCCTTTCAACGCATTCTTGCTGCTGCAGGGGATTGAAACGCTGCACCTGCGCGTGCCGCGCCACAGCGAAAATGCGCTCAAACTCGCGCAATTCCTCGAAAAGCATCCCGCCGTCGCGTGGGTCAACTACCCCGGATTGCCAAGCCATCCCGATCATGCGCGCGCGAAGAAGTACCTGCCGAACGGACAGGGCGCCATCCTCGGATTCGGCACGAAAGGCGGCTACGATGCGGCGGTCAAGTTCATCAACAACGTCAAGCTGGCCTCGCATCTCGCGAACATCCTCGACGCCAAGACCCTCGTCATTCACCCGGCCTCGACCACGCACCAGCAATTGAGCGCCGAGGAACAGCGTGCCGCGGGCGTAACGCCGGACTTTGTCCGCGTTTCCGCCGGCATCGAGGATATCGAAGACATTATCGCCGACGTGGATCAGGCGTTACGGGTCTGA
- the kdsB gene encoding 3-deoxy-manno-octulosonate cytidylyltransferase — protein MSYNSQGKVLAVIPARMASTRFPGKIIAPLAGKPLVVHTFEQTRQARAIDEVIVATDDVRVANAIAPYGVPVAMTRADHPSGTDRIAEVAKHSDAAIVVNVQGDEPLIDPLTIDAAIQPLFDDPALPMSTARRLIRDAAQVNDPNVVKVVCDTRGRAIYFSRHAIPYVRDAADRGVACHWQHIGLYAYRRDFLLQYANLPQTPLERLEKLEQLRALENGYDIAVVDTDYESIGVDTPEDLERARVLIETRQTTGRGA, from the coding sequence ATGAGTTATAATTCACAGGGAAAGGTCCTTGCCGTCATTCCGGCCCGAATGGCCTCCACGCGTTTTCCCGGCAAAATCATTGCACCGTTGGCCGGAAAGCCGCTGGTGGTGCATACGTTCGAACAAACAAGACAGGCCCGCGCAATTGACGAAGTCATCGTCGCGACGGATGACGTGCGCGTGGCGAATGCGATTGCGCCTTACGGCGTGCCGGTGGCGATGACCCGCGCGGATCATCCGAGCGGAACGGATCGAATCGCGGAAGTCGCAAAACATTCGGATGCGGCCATCGTGGTAAATGTGCAGGGCGATGAGCCGTTGATCGATCCCCTCACGATTGATGCGGCGATTCAGCCCCTGTTCGACGATCCGGCGCTTCCCATGAGCACCGCGCGGCGATTGATCCGGGATGCGGCACAGGTAAACGATCCGAATGTGGTCAAGGTGGTATGCGACACGCGCGGACGGGCGATTTATTTCAGCCGGCATGCCATTCCCTATGTGCGCGATGCGGCGGATCGCGGCGTCGCGTGCCATTGGCAGCATATCGGACTGTATGCCTACCGTCGAGACTTTTTGCTGCAATACGCCAATCTGCCGCAGACGCCGCTTGAACGCCTGGAAAAACTTGAGCAATTGCGTGCGCTGGAAAATGGATACGACATCGCCGTCGTTGATACGGACTATGAAAGCATCGGCGTGGACACGCCGGAGGATTTGGAGCGAGCGCGGGTTTTGATTGAAACGAGGCAAACGACAGGAAGAGGGGCCTAA
- the cysK gene encoding cysteine synthase A: MKIHEDASYSIGNTPLVRLNKLGAGLKGAVIAKIEGRNPAYSVKCRIGAAMIWDAERRGVLKPGGSIVEPTSGNTGIALAFVAAARGYKLTLTMPETMSIERRNMLKAFGANLILTPGTEGMPGAIREAERIASENPDYFLPQQFKNPANPEIHFKTTGPEIWADTDGTIDVLVSGVGTGGTITGISRYIKQFKPIESVAVEPAASPVLSGGKPGPHKIQGIGAGFKPDVLDLSLVDRIEQVTNEEAFEVARRLAREEGLISGISSGAAAAAALRLAAQDAYADKTIVVVLPDSGERYLSTPLFEN, from the coding sequence ATGAAAATCCATGAGGATGCTTCGTACAGTATCGGCAACACGCCGCTGGTTCGGTTGAACAAGTTGGGCGCCGGATTGAAAGGCGCCGTCATCGCCAAGATTGAAGGGCGAAATCCGGCTTATTCGGTTAAATGCCGCATAGGCGCGGCCATGATTTGGGACGCAGAACGGCGCGGTGTATTGAAGCCGGGCGGTTCGATCGTCGAGCCGACTTCGGGCAATACCGGCATTGCGCTTGCCTTCGTGGCTGCCGCACGCGGGTATAAATTGACATTGACCATGCCGGAAACGATGAGCATCGAACGCCGGAACATGCTCAAGGCCTTTGGAGCGAATCTCATCCTGACGCCGGGCACGGAAGGCATGCCGGGCGCGATCCGCGAGGCCGAACGCATTGCATCGGAAAATCCCGATTACTTTCTTCCGCAACAATTCAAGAATCCGGCGAATCCGGAGATTCACTTCAAGACAACAGGGCCGGAAATATGGGCCGACACGGACGGCACGATAGACGTGCTGGTATCGGGCGTGGGCACGGGCGGCACAATCACGGGCATTTCACGGTACATCAAACAGTTCAAACCGATCGAATCCGTGGCGGTCGAGCCGGCGGCCTCGCCGGTGCTTTCGGGTGGCAAGCCGGGTCCACACAAGATTCAGGGCATCGGCGCGGGATTCAAGCCTGATGTGCTCGACCTCAGTCTTGTAGACCGCATCGAACAGGTTACGAACGAGGAGGCTTTCGAGGTCGCCCGCCGGCTGGCGCGCGAGGAAGGACTCATCAGCGGGATTAGTTCGGGCGCGGCGGCGGCGGCGGCGTTGCGCCTGGCGGCACAGGACGCCTACGCGGACAAGACCATCGTGGTCGTTCTTCCCGATTCGGGCGAACGATATCTTTCAACGCCCCTCTTTGAAAACTAA
- a CDS encoding PDZ domain-containing protein yields the protein MSSSVLALMTVVAQFMPADGFTQATIAKAYAEWAPAVALVQYSSEITDPGSGETTKRDSSALGLVVTPGGLVMAPGHMQLENAEPFNVAITVGHGGSERKFEAEVLKKPDDINICFLRIQSDTPLNLPCATFARNMRLSIGEPVLLIGLYSENLDYARGIYTCRIGGILEKPRTTYCIDSTLRFGFVGGPVINAQGRLVGVVGFDLTPAEGGDLYVRSGHPLVYQADLFRKYIETPPDKTAEGGPGGEDAWLGIFTQPLYDDFAEYWNIPKEGGIVVSSVMAGSPAEKAGLKAGDVIVSINSVGVHPRLDREVVGFTKLVREIGVGQTVPLRVLREGKPLDLEITLAARPKSARDAGEYKDEVFGLTVRELTTDVRILLNLGEDVKGVIIRRVKSGSIANLAGMRPGVVIMELGRNPIATLDDFKKAVTKLVEEKPKEVSAFCRVGAETGFFRLEPRWDAMKR from the coding sequence ATGTCGAGTAGTGTGCTGGCATTGATGACGGTCGTTGCGCAATTCATGCCCGCCGACGGCTTCACCCAGGCCACCATCGCAAAGGCTTACGCCGAATGGGCGCCTGCCGTCGCGCTGGTGCAATATTCGTCCGAAATTACGGATCCCGGTTCCGGGGAAACGACCAAGCGCGATTCAAGCGCCTTGGGCCTCGTTGTAACCCCTGGCGGACTCGTCATGGCGCCGGGCCACATGCAACTCGAAAACGCTGAACCGTTCAATGTCGCCATCACCGTGGGCCATGGCGGCAGCGAACGAAAATTCGAGGCCGAGGTGCTCAAAAAACCCGACGACATCAACATCTGCTTTTTGCGAATTCAATCCGACACCCCTCTCAATCTACCTTGCGCCACGTTTGCCCGTAACATGCGCCTTTCCATCGGCGAACCTGTGCTCCTGATAGGGCTTTACTCGGAGAATCTCGACTATGCCCGCGGAATTTACACCTGCCGAATCGGGGGCATTCTCGAAAAACCGCGCACGACCTATTGCATTGATTCGACGCTCCGGTTCGGATTCGTCGGCGGCCCGGTCATCAACGCACAGGGCCGGCTCGTCGGCGTTGTGGGATTCGATCTAACGCCGGCGGAAGGCGGCGATTTGTATGTGCGCAGCGGCCATCCGCTCGTGTATCAGGCGGACCTGTTCCGAAAATACATCGAAACGCCGCCCGACAAGACGGCCGAAGGCGGACCGGGCGGCGAGGATGCGTGGCTCGGAATCTTCACGCAACCGCTCTATGACGATTTCGCCGAATATTGGAACATTCCCAAGGAAGGCGGCATTGTCGTCAGCAGCGTCATGGCCGGTTCTCCCGCCGAAAAGGCCGGATTGAAGGCTGGCGACGTGATTGTCAGCATCAATTCGGTCGGGGTGCATCCAAGGCTCGATCGCGAGGTCGTCGGATTCACGAAACTCGTGCGCGAAATCGGCGTCGGCCAGACCGTCCCGTTGCGCGTGTTGCGCGAAGGAAAGCCGCTGGACTTGGAAATCACCCTGGCGGCACGTCCCAAATCCGCACGCGACGCCGGCGAATACAAGGACGAAGTGTTCGGCTTGACGGTGCGCGAATTGACCACCGACGTCCGCATCCTGTTGAACCTCGGCGAGGACGTAAAAGGGGTCATCATCCGTCGCGTGAAATCGGGCAGCATCGCCAATCTCGCGGGAATGCGCCCCGGCGTCGTTATCATGGAATTGGGCCGCAATCCCATCGCCACGCTCGACGATTTCAAAAAGGCCGTGACTAAATTGGTCGAGGAAAAGCCAAAAGAAGTCAGCGCATTCTGCCGGGTAGGAGCCGAAACCGGCTTTTTCCGCCTCGAACCGCGCTGGGACGCCATGAAGCGTTAG
- a CDS encoding YifB family Mg chelatase-like AAA ATPase, whose amino-acid sequence MLARVLTAGVLGIDPIPMGVEVDCHPGENYFSMVGLPDQAVKESRDRVGSALRNSGRHYPRGKVIINLSPADVRKEGTALDLPIAVGMLVASEQMPGNRLPEYAMAGELALDGSIRAVPGALSLAIGARNQRLRGIVLPDANAREAGVVEGIEVIPVSSLNEAADFMAGSRPITPHITDVNAIFEDARRHAPDLTDVKGQAHVKRALTVAAAGGHNLLMVGPPGTGKTMLASRLPGILPDMTFDEALETTRIFSVAQLTNAKNALVVQRPFRAPHHTASTVSICGGGTGAQPRPGEVSLAHNGVLFLDELPEFNRSALEVLRQPLEEGVVHIRRAMYSVTYPSRFMLVVAMNPCPCGCRNDPRRQCRCSLGDVQRYMSRLSGPLLDRIDIHIDVPPLSFDELASGRATGPSSAEVRSTVQDARDRQRRRYRGRFTCNAHLDSKTIQATCNLGDSSRSLLENAINRMGLSARAYDKILRVARTLADLDHNETISESNVAEAIQYRSLDQQLF is encoded by the coding sequence ATGCTGGCACGGGTATTGACGGCGGGCGTCCTCGGCATAGACCCCATTCCGATGGGCGTCGAGGTGGATTGCCATCCCGGCGAGAACTATTTCAGCATGGTGGGTCTACCCGACCAAGCCGTGAAGGAAAGCCGCGACCGTGTTGGTTCGGCCTTGCGGAATTCCGGTCGTCACTACCCGCGCGGCAAAGTAATCATCAACCTCTCCCCCGCCGACGTGCGCAAGGAAGGCACCGCGCTCGACTTGCCCATCGCCGTCGGCATGCTCGTCGCCAGCGAACAAATGCCCGGCAACCGCCTTCCCGAATACGCCATGGCGGGCGAACTCGCGCTCGACGGTTCCATTCGCGCCGTCCCCGGGGCACTTTCACTCGCCATCGGCGCGCGCAACCAACGCCTGCGCGGCATTGTGTTGCCCGACGCCAATGCGCGGGAAGCGGGCGTAGTCGAGGGAATCGAGGTCATCCCCGTGTCCAGTCTCAACGAGGCAGCGGATTTCATGGCGGGATCACGCCCAATTACGCCGCACATAACCGACGTCAATGCCATCTTCGAGGATGCACGCCGGCACGCGCCCGATCTTACCGATGTCAAGGGGCAGGCCCATGTCAAGCGCGCCTTGACGGTCGCGGCCGCCGGCGGACACAACCTGCTCATGGTCGGGCCGCCCGGCACCGGAAAAACCATGCTCGCATCGCGCCTCCCCGGCATTTTGCCCGATATGACCTTCGACGAAGCCCTCGAAACTACGCGCATCTTCAGCGTCGCGCAGCTTACGAACGCCAAGAACGCGCTGGTCGTCCAACGGCCCTTCCGCGCTCCCCACCACACGGCCAGCACCGTCTCGATTTGCGGCGGCGGAACAGGCGCGCAACCGCGGCCCGGCGAGGTCAGCCTCGCCCACAATGGGGTGCTGTTTCTCGACGAACTGCCCGAATTCAACCGATCCGCGCTCGAAGTCCTGCGCCAGCCGCTCGAAGAAGGCGTTGTCCACATCCGCCGCGCAATGTATTCCGTGACCTATCCGAGCCGGTTCATGCTCGTCGTCGCGATGAATCCCTGTCCGTGCGGTTGCCGGAACGATCCCCGCCGGCAATGCCGCTGTTCCCTGGGCGACGTGCAGCGGTACATGTCCCGCCTGTCCGGACCCCTGCTCGACCGAATAGACATCCACATTGACGTCCCGCCCCTCTCCTTCGACGAACTGGCGTCGGGACGGGCGACCGGCCCTTCCAGCGCCGAAGTCCGCTCAACCGTACAGGACGCGCGGGATCGTCAGCGCCGCCGCTATCGCGGGCGGTTCACATGCAACGCCCACTTGGACTCCAAAACCATTCAGGCCACCTGCAACCTGGGCGACAGTTCGCGTTCGCTGCTCGAAAACGCAATCAACCGCATGGGACTCAGCGCGCGCGCCTACGACAAAATCCTGCGCGTCGCACGGACCCTCGCCGACCTCGACCATAATGAAACCATTTCCGAATCCAACGTCGCCGAGGCCATTCAGTATCGCTCCCTCGACCAGCAATTATTTTGA
- a CDS encoding iron-sulfur cluster assembly scaffold protein, whose product MGAHASWAYTEKVKDHFVNPRNVLKDDNYAADGYGKVGNVQCGDEMEVFIQVDSESGKITDCKWRTYGCASAIASTSVLSELVKGMTLDEAFNVSPKQIAAELGQLPEHKVHCSVLGDKALRAAINDYYERRGMTGKIRREQARVVCQCMNVTDHEIEDAVLEGARTFIELQERTKMSTVCGKCKDEAQQLLHDYIQKHFAPQ is encoded by the coding sequence ATGGGCGCACATGCATCTTGGGCTTATACCGAAAAGGTAAAAGACCATTTTGTCAATCCGCGCAACGTATTGAAAGACGATAATTACGCAGCCGACGGATACGGGAAGGTGGGCAATGTCCAGTGTGGCGACGAGATGGAAGTCTTCATTCAAGTGGATTCGGAGAGCGGGAAAATCACTGATTGCAAATGGCGCACCTATGGCTGCGCAAGCGCCATCGCCAGCACCTCGGTCCTGTCGGAACTGGTCAAGGGCATGACCCTCGACGAAGCCTTCAATGTGTCGCCTAAGCAAATTGCCGCCGAATTGGGCCAATTGCCGGAACACAAGGTGCATTGCTCGGTGCTGGGGGACAAGGCGTTGCGGGCGGCCATCAACGACTATTATGAACGCCGGGGCATGACCGGAAAGATCCGGCGCGAACAGGCGCGCGTGGTTTGCCAGTGCATGAACGTGACCGATCACGAAATCGAGGACGCGGTGCTCGAGGGCGCGAGAACCTTCATCGAATTGCAGGAACGCACCAAGATGAGCACTGTTTGCGGCAAATGCAAGGATGAAGCCCAGCAACTGCTTCACGACTACATCCAAAAACACTTTGCGCCCCAATAA
- a CDS encoding superoxide dismutase, protein MTLPPLPYPDDALEPVISAQTLAFHYGKHHKGYLDNLNKLIAGTPRADLSLEQIIAETAGKPDETSIFNNAAQIWNHTLFWKSLSPKGGGEPPSALKQRIDASFGSVDACKKAWAEAAMTQFGSGWAWLVRQQDGRMAVMKTSNADTPLTQGVKPLLVIDVWEHAYYLDYQNRRADFVAAVLDKLINWEFAAAQIETT, encoded by the coding sequence ATGACGCTTCCCCCTTTGCCTTATCCCGATGACGCATTGGAACCCGTCATTTCCGCCCAAACCCTTGCGTTCCATTACGGCAAGCATCATAAAGGGTACCTTGACAATCTGAACAAACTCATCGCGGGAACGCCGCGGGCTGATCTTTCCCTGGAACAAATTATCGCCGAAACTGCGGGCAAGCCGGATGAGACTTCCATCTTTAACAACGCCGCCCAGATATGGAATCACACGCTATTCTGGAAAAGTTTGTCCCCGAAAGGGGGGGGTGAACCGCCTTCGGCGCTGAAACAACGGATTGATGCGTCTTTTGGAAGCGTGGACGCATGCAAGAAGGCATGGGCCGAAGCCGCCATGACCCAATTTGGCAGCGGTTGGGCATGGTTGGTGCGGCAACAGGATGGCCGAATGGCCGTAATGAAAACCTCCAATGCCGACACGCCTTTGACGCAGGGAGTGAAACCGCTGCTCGTCATTGACGTGTGGGAGCATGCTTACTATCTTGACTATCAGAATCGCCGCGCCGATTTTGTTGCCGCCGTTCTGGACAAATTGATCAATTGGGAATTTGCCGCCGCCCAGATCGAAACGACCTGA
- a CDS encoding CTP synthase: protein MPKYVFVTGGVVSSVGKGVLAASLGLLLEYRGLKVAMMKFDPYINVDPGTMNPYEHGEVFVTDDGAETDLDLGHYQRFTHSNLSQKSNVTTGGIYNAVIQKERRGEYLGKTVQVIPHITDEIKSRIRMLTTEENSDVDVAIIEIGGTVGDIESQPFLEAIRQFKLEVGTKECCYVHVTLVPYIEAAGELKTKPTQHSVRALRDIGIQPNVIVCRTGSHKLGPDQRRKVAMFCDVTDNAIISAEDISPFYAIPLNLKKQGLDDTVLELLDMDAPEGDLSEWRAIVDRLISATDIVRIAAVGKYVSHHDAYKSINEAFVHAGIANNCKVQLEWVDSERFEQGEDPETVLAEYDGVLIGPGFGSRGIEGKIRAVRYVREHKKPFFGICLGMQIAVIEMTRTCLGRPEANSTEFNTETPDPVVSLLTEQLGIQAMGGTMRLGAYRCELKPGTKVRAAYGQDVISERHRHRYEFNNNYREPLEKAAGLIVSGVHPKTDHELVEIIELRDHPWFCASQFHPEFKSTPLNPQPLFRDFVKAALANRQKRG, encoded by the coding sequence ATGCCAAAGTATGTGTTTGTAACGGGCGGAGTCGTATCGTCAGTGGGCAAGGGTGTTCTGGCGGCAAGTCTTGGACTGCTGCTGGAGTATCGCGGCCTCAAGGTCGCCATGATGAAATTCGATCCCTATATCAACGTGGATCCAGGAACCATGAATCCCTACGAACACGGCGAGGTTTTCGTCACCGACGACGGAGCCGAGACGGATCTGGATCTCGGCCACTACCAGCGCTTCACCCACTCGAATCTGTCGCAAAAAAGCAACGTCACGACCGGCGGCATTTACAATGCCGTAATTCAGAAGGAACGCCGGGGCGAATACCTCGGCAAGACGGTACAGGTCATCCCGCACATCACGGACGAGATCAAATCGCGTATTCGAATGCTGACCACGGAAGAAAACAGCGACGTGGACGTGGCCATCATCGAAATCGGCGGTACGGTGGGTGATATCGAAAGCCAGCCTTTCCTGGAGGCAATCCGCCAATTCAAACTCGAAGTCGGGACGAAAGAGTGCTGTTATGTGCATGTAACGCTTGTGCCCTATATCGAGGCGGCGGGCGAACTCAAAACGAAGCCGACCCAGCACAGCGTGCGCGCGCTGCGCGACATCGGCATACAGCCCAATGTCATCGTTTGCCGCACCGGCTCGCACAAGCTCGGGCCGGATCAACGCAGAAAAGTCGCCATGTTTTGCGATGTGACGGACAACGCCATCATCAGCGCGGAGGATATTTCCCCCTTTTATGCGATTCCGCTGAATCTGAAGAAACAGGGGCTGGACGACACGGTGCTCGAACTGCTCGATATGGATGCGCCGGAAGGGGATCTTTCGGAGTGGCGGGCGATTGTGGACCGGTTGATTTCGGCAACGGACATCGTGCGAATCGCGGCGGTGGGCAAATATGTGAGCCACCATGACGCCTACAAGAGCATCAACGAAGCTTTCGTGCATGCGGGCATCGCGAACAATTGCAAGGTCCAACTCGAATGGGTGGATTCGGAACGCTTCGAGCAGGGGGAAGATCCTGAAACCGTGCTGGCGGAATACGACGGCGTGTTGATCGGCCCCGGGTTTGGATCCCGCGGAATCGAAGGCAAGATTCGGGCCGTGCGCTACGTGCGCGAACACAAAAAACCCTTCTTCGGCATCTGCCTCGGCATGCAGATTGCCGTGATTGAAATGACACGGACCTGTCTCGGGCGCCCCGAAGCGAATTCGACCGAATTCAACACGGAAACGCCCGATCCCGTCGTTTCACTGCTGACCGAGCAACTGGGCATTCAGGCGATGGGGGGCACCATGCGGCTGGGCGCCTACCGGTGCGAACTCAAGCCCGGGACCAAAGTTCGGGCGGCCTATGGACAAGACGTGATTTCGGAGCGGCACCGGCACCGGTACGAGTTCAACAACAACTACCGCGAACCACTTGAAAAGGCCGCCGGACTGATTGTCAGCGGGGTCCATCCAAAGACCGATCACGAACTGGTCGAAATTATCGAACTCAGGGACCATCCTTGGTTTTGCGCCTCGCAGTTTCACCCCGAATTCAAAAGCACGCCGCTCAATCCGCAGCCGCTTTTCCGCGACTTCGTGAAGGCGGCCTTGGCCAACCGTCAAAAACGTGGATAA